A genomic segment from Synergistes jonesii encodes:
- a CDS encoding MurR/RpiR family transcriptional regulator has product MTEKENFSMLRRIAAKSGNLSPKHLKLAQYIEKNYTSLAYVTMTELASLANVSETTVVRFVYNLGYKGFPEFMAALREELTANSKRPIMSAFAIKSGEYEFPRDTCRAIFAMEMQVMAETLAGINEDEFERAAEMVAKAKTVLIVACGANVCCAQALLFALQVMKPNVHMIEKLGLPEDALIRSAGKNSVCIVFSTPRYPLETQKILKIIQKREIPVIGFSNSVLSPIFSYCEIFIQVPEKYVTYIDSNASYMALIHALSFEICQKDEAKAKKMIAEYNDFVRSTNYYVNGETDLVDTSLIIKEPTQNS; this is encoded by the coding sequence ATGACAGAAAAAGAAAACTTTTCCATGCTTCGCAGAATTGCGGCAAAGAGCGGCAATCTTTCGCCCAAACATTTAAAGCTGGCACAGTACATTGAAAAAAACTACACCTCTTTAGCTTATGTGACGATGACGGAGCTGGCCTCTCTCGCAAACGTCAGCGAAACTACCGTCGTGCGCTTCGTCTATAATCTCGGATACAAGGGCTTCCCTGAGTTTATGGCGGCTCTGCGCGAGGAGCTCACGGCAAACAGCAAACGCCCAATAATGAGCGCGTTCGCAATAAAAAGCGGCGAATATGAATTCCCGAGAGACACCTGCCGCGCCATCTTCGCGATGGAAATGCAGGTGATGGCGGAAACGCTGGCGGGGATAAACGAAGATGAGTTTGAAAGGGCTGCGGAGATGGTCGCAAAGGCGAAGACGGTCCTTATCGTCGCCTGCGGCGCCAACGTATGCTGCGCGCAGGCGCTGCTCTTCGCGTTGCAGGTAATGAAGCCGAACGTTCATATGATAGAAAAGCTTGGACTCCCCGAGGACGCGCTGATACGGTCGGCGGGGAAAAACAGCGTATGCATCGTCTTTTCCACTCCGCGCTATCCGCTTGAAACGCAGAAAATTTTAAAAATCATCCAGAAACGCGAAATCCCGGTGATAGGCTTCTCAAATTCTGTGCTTTCGCCTATATTCTCGTACTGCGAGATTTTCATACAGGTGCCCGAAAAGTACGTGACATATATCGATTCCAACGCGTCGTATATGGCTCTGATACACGCGCTTTCGTTTGAAATCTGCCAGAAAGACGAAGCCAAGGCAAAAAAAATGATAGCCGAATATAACGATTTCGTGCGTAGCACGAATTATTATGTGAACGGAGAGACCGACCTCGTAGATACGTCTCTTATCATAAAGGAGCCCACGCAGAATTCTTGA
- a CDS encoding sodium/proline symporter: protein MENTTLNLVVLLLYMGGLMLFGLYQGMKVKNTTDLNMGGRSVPGWACALSERATAESAWCLVGFPGYAYGSGLVSIWVAIGLALGNIFAWTLLANRMRKEAAKFDAQTYVDWVVKRHSKSKAVTAIRLMGSFIVIFLFAFYVEAQVIGGGKTLHTLFGLPVTWGIILTMVVIIPYTVWGGFQSVVYTDCVQSVLMIFTLIVAPLYGLYYISVTPGLYASSIVEALRLAGPNYLDLTAGAKGIFAGFMIASNFAWIIAYLGGCPHLTVRFMAMKDDAAWKMGRNIACVWTVLGYSGAILIGLVGLAIFGPANIADAEMIMPKVVLKIFNPVLGAICVTGAVAAMLSTADSMLIVTSSEFSENILKPVILKGQKLDPKKELFISRCVTVIVGLSALALAFLLPANMVYSIVSFAWAAMGNPFAVVTCMTLLWKKYTGAAAFWTMAFGFFCTVFWQMSPYNAIIDARLVGVVPALIAGYVVTKMSNGGEEYLGEAE, encoded by the coding sequence ATGGAGAACACAACGCTTAATCTGGTTGTCCTTCTGCTTTACATGGGCGGCCTCATGTTATTCGGCCTCTATCAGGGGATGAAAGTCAAAAACACCACGGACTTGAATATGGGCGGGCGTTCGGTCCCCGGCTGGGCCTGCGCCTTGTCCGAGAGAGCGACTGCGGAGTCGGCATGGTGCCTTGTCGGCTTCCCCGGTTATGCGTACGGCAGCGGGCTCGTCTCGATCTGGGTCGCGATAGGCCTAGCGCTCGGCAACATATTCGCGTGGACGCTGCTTGCCAACAGAATGAGGAAGGAAGCGGCCAAATTCGACGCTCAGACTTATGTCGACTGGGTCGTCAAACGTCACTCGAAGAGCAAGGCCGTAACGGCCATCAGGCTTATGGGCAGCTTTATCGTAATTTTCCTTTTTGCGTTTTACGTCGAAGCTCAGGTCATAGGCGGGGGCAAAACGCTGCACACGCTCTTCGGGCTTCCGGTAACGTGGGGGATCATCCTCACTATGGTCGTGATCATACCCTACACAGTTTGGGGCGGCTTCCAAAGCGTCGTCTACACGGACTGCGTGCAGAGCGTTTTGATGATCTTTACGCTGATAGTCGCACCGCTCTACGGGCTGTATTACATATCCGTCACGCCGGGGCTGTACGCCTCGTCGATCGTCGAAGCGCTGAGGCTGGCCGGCCCGAACTACCTTGATCTCACGGCCGGAGCTAAGGGTATTTTCGCGGGCTTCATGATCGCCAGCAACTTCGCGTGGATCATCGCCTATCTCGGCGGCTGCCCGCACCTTACAGTGCGCTTCATGGCTATGAAGGACGACGCGGCGTGGAAAATGGGAAGGAACATCGCCTGCGTCTGGACGGTGCTCGGCTACAGCGGCGCCATCCTTATCGGGCTCGTTGGACTTGCGATATTCGGCCCCGCGAACATAGCGGATGCGGAAATGATCATGCCGAAGGTCGTGCTGAAAATATTCAACCCCGTGCTGGGAGCTATATGCGTGACCGGCGCAGTCGCGGCGATGCTCTCGACCGCCGACTCGATGCTCATCGTCACCTCCTCCGAGTTCTCAGAAAATATTTTGAAGCCGGTCATTCTGAAAGGCCAAAAGCTCGACCCTAAGAAGGAACTCTTCATTTCGCGCTGCGTTACCGTCATAGTCGGGCTTTCCGCCCTCGCCTTAGCCTTCCTGCTGCCCGCGAACATGGTCTACAGCATAGTCTCCTTCGCCTGGGCGGCAATGGGCAACCCCTTCGCCGTCGTCACCTGCATGACGCTGCTCTGGAAGAAATATACCGGCGCGGCGGCCTTCTGGACTATGGCGTTCGGCTTCTTCTGCACCGTTTTCTGGCAGATGTCCCCCTACAACGCGATAATCGACGCGCGCCTCGTCGGCGTCGTCCCGGCGCTAATCGCCGGCTATGTGGTGACTAAAATGTCCAATGGCGGTGAGGAATATCTTGGAGAGGCGGAATAA
- a CDS encoding (2Fe-2S)-binding protein, producing the protein MQLINQHPVLAYSHGAKVKFTFDGSELEGFEGEPIAMALHANGVHVYRVTPEMKRPRGFFCAIGKCSSCFMVVDGVPNVRTCITPLKAGMKIETQHGKGAVPMEVA; encoded by the coding sequence TTGCAGCTGATCAACCAGCACCCCGTTCTGGCTTACAGCCACGGGGCAAAAGTCAAATTCACGTTTGACGGCAGCGAACTGGAAGGTTTCGAAGGAGAACCTATCGCTATGGCGCTTCACGCGAACGGCGTCCACGTCTACAGGGTGACTCCGGAAATGAAGAGGCCGCGCGGGTTTTTCTGCGCGATAGGGAAGTGCAGCTCGTGCTTTATGGTGGTGGACGGGGTGCCCAACGTAAGGACCTGTATCACCCCCCTTAAAGCCGGAATGAAGATCGAGACGCAGCACGGCAAGGGCGCTGTTCCTATGGAGGTGGCGTAG
- a CDS encoding NAD(P)/FAD-dependent oxidoreductase yields MSEIRKTDILVVGGGAAGLSAAAEAASLGAKVTVLESDLHLGGQLVKQTHKFFGSKDEHAGTRGYKIADIILDEIRACGDKVEAFTNTSVIGYYKNDGIVTVMRGEEEYYKLLPKKIVMATGAQERIIPFPNNDIPGVYGAGAVQTLMNVYGVVPGKRVLMIGAGNIGLIVSYQLMQAGVEIAAVLEALPKIGGYWVHAAKIRRLGVPILLRHTIKAALGADMVDGAVVQDIETGELSHVECDVICLAVGLTPTNEMLWQAGCEMRYIPQLCGHVPLRDPKLRTSHPDIWIAGDAAGIEEASSAMVEGRIAGLAAAQSLGFKADEGKFDEYHERLAALRRGEAGEKIRSGLALAQVDDWRDE; encoded by the coding sequence ATGTCTGAGATCAGAAAGACCGACATCCTGGTCGTGGGCGGCGGAGCGGCCGGGCTCAGCGCGGCCGCCGAAGCCGCCTCCCTGGGCGCGAAAGTCACGGTGCTTGAAAGCGACCTTCATCTCGGCGGGCAGCTTGTAAAGCAGACGCATAAGTTCTTCGGCAGCAAAGACGAACACGCCGGCACCAGAGGCTATAAAATAGCCGATATCATCCTTGACGAAATAAGGGCCTGCGGTGATAAAGTCGAAGCCTTCACAAACACTTCGGTGATAGGCTATTACAAAAACGACGGGATCGTCACGGTGATGCGCGGCGAAGAGGAGTACTACAAGCTTCTGCCGAAGAAGATCGTAATGGCGACCGGCGCGCAGGAGCGCATCATCCCCTTCCCGAACAACGACATCCCCGGCGTTTACGGCGCCGGCGCGGTGCAGACGCTGATGAACGTCTACGGAGTGGTCCCCGGCAAGAGAGTCCTTATGATCGGCGCCGGCAACATCGGCCTCATTGTAAGCTATCAGCTGATGCAGGCCGGCGTTGAGATCGCCGCTGTACTTGAAGCGCTACCGAAAATCGGCGGCTACTGGGTCCACGCGGCGAAGATCCGCAGGCTCGGAGTCCCCATCCTTTTGAGACACACAATCAAGGCGGCGCTCGGCGCCGATATGGTCGACGGCGCGGTCGTCCAGGATATAGAGACGGGCGAGCTGTCGCACGTCGAATGCGACGTCATCTGCCTCGCGGTCGGACTCACGCCGACGAACGAAATGCTCTGGCAGGCCGGATGCGAAATGAGATATATCCCACAGCTCTGCGGACACGTCCCCCTTCGCGACCCCAAGCTGCGCACGAGCCACCCCGATATCTGGATCGCCGGCGACGCGGCCGGAATCGAAGAGGCGAGCTCGGCGATGGTCGAAGGGCGCATCGCCGGGCTTGCGGCGGCGCAGTCCCTCGGCTTTAAGGCCGACGAAGGCAAATTTGACGAATATCACGAGCGCCTGGCCGCGCTGCGCAGAGGCGAAGCCGGCGAAAAAATCCGCAGCGGCCTCGCTCTGGCGCAGGTCGACGACTGGAGGGATGAGTAA
- a CDS encoding 4Fe-4S dicluster domain-containing protein encodes MDNEERLFNSGVLTGERKGAVLPPKDLWENKKGGLVLIECPQRIPCNPCATSCPSGAVKPFADINDNPEIDYAKCTGCGLCVAKCPGLACFVIDLTFAPGRALIKMPYELLPLPSKGDKVACLNRIGEAVTEGVVENVAEPLKDSTKVLHVSFDRKFVDQVRAVRVVK; translated from the coding sequence ATGGATAACGAGGAGAGACTCTTCAACAGCGGCGTCCTTACGGGCGAACGCAAGGGCGCGGTGCTTCCTCCGAAGGATCTCTGGGAGAACAAAAAGGGCGGGCTCGTCTTGATCGAATGCCCGCAGCGCATCCCGTGCAACCCCTGCGCTACGAGCTGCCCCAGCGGCGCGGTGAAGCCCTTTGCCGACATAAACGACAATCCGGAGATCGATTACGCGAAATGCACCGGCTGCGGCCTCTGCGTCGCGAAATGCCCGGGGCTCGCCTGCTTCGTGATCGACCTGACGTTCGCTCCCGGCAGGGCCCTCATAAAGATGCCTTACGAGCTGCTGCCGCTGCCCTCTAAGGGCGACAAGGTGGCGTGCCTCAACAGAATCGGTGAAGCGGTGACCGAAGGCGTCGTTGAAAATGTGGCGGAACCGCTTAAAGATTCAACAAAAGTTTTGCATGTCTCCTTCGACAGGAAATTCGTCGACCAGGTGCGTGCGGTAAGGGTGGTGAAGTAG
- a CDS encoding (2Fe-2S)-binding protein encodes MSCCDHDHTKVDFKKMEDDIVVCRCEEITLKEIREWIARGYDTFDELKRLLRVGMGPCQGRGCRDIILREISKQTGVPVADIPSGTIRPPVKPIKCGLVGDIKGGDFE; translated from the coding sequence ATGTCCTGCTGTGATCACGATCACACTAAAGTCGATTTCAAAAAGATGGAAGATGACATCGTCGTCTGCCGCTGCGAGGAAATCACCCTCAAGGAGATCCGCGAATGGATAGCGCGCGGTTACGACACCTTTGACGAACTGAAGCGCCTGCTGCGCGTCGGCATGGGCCCCTGCCAGGGACGCGGATGCAGGGACATAATCCTTCGCGAGATTTCAAAGCAGACCGGCGTTCCCGTGGCGGACATACCTTCCGGCACGATACGCCCGCCCGTGAAGCCGATAAAGTGCGGGCTCGTCGGCGACATTAAAGGAGGGGACTTCGAATGA
- a CDS encoding NAD(P)/FAD-dependent oxidoreductase, translating into MSWKRTADAVVIGGGMMGMATAYYLKKLGMKSVVLLEKKTAASGATGRCAAAFRATWGGELNIILGKACIEKYEHLSEELGMDIGLYQNGYLFMAYSDAQVENFKKCIELQNSLGVPSRMLTHDEARALCPGLYTDDIKGFYWYKRDGHADPMLTNFAHQEAAKREGVVIEKFTEVTGFKKTNDAIKGVRTSKGYIDTDIVINAAGAWSGKVAAMAGLAIPVHGERHEIFATEPVDFNVCPTFLMSYDPDFYMQQRPHGSIIAGCGPHRYRPGAAPFDDYEMGDCWDFLEHMTGILTHVLPRTKGIRVVRQWSGMYDITPDMQPVIGEADELKGFWMNVSGSRGFMFGPVAGEMVAEQILFGKTKLPIEKFHWNRYARGEYLLDTAIA; encoded by the coding sequence ATGAGCTGGAAGAGAACGGCTGACGCCGTCGTCATAGGCGGCGGCATGATGGGAATGGCTACGGCCTACTATCTCAAAAAGCTGGGGATGAAAAGCGTAGTCCTGCTGGAAAAGAAGACGGCCGCCTCCGGAGCCACCGGAAGGTGCGCGGCGGCTTTCAGGGCGACCTGGGGCGGCGAGCTGAATATAATCCTCGGCAAGGCCTGCATCGAAAAATACGAACATCTGTCGGAAGAGCTGGGCATGGACATCGGCCTTTATCAGAACGGCTACCTCTTCATGGCCTACTCCGACGCGCAGGTCGAAAACTTCAAGAAGTGCATCGAACTGCAGAACTCCCTCGGCGTTCCGTCGAGGATGCTCACGCACGACGAAGCGCGCGCTCTCTGCCCGGGGCTCTATACCGACGACATAAAGGGCTTCTACTGGTACAAGCGTGACGGGCACGCCGACCCGATGCTCACGAACTTCGCGCACCAGGAGGCTGCAAAGCGCGAAGGCGTCGTCATCGAGAAGTTCACGGAGGTCACGGGCTTCAAAAAGACCAACGACGCGATAAAGGGCGTGCGCACGAGCAAAGGCTATATAGACACGGACATCGTCATCAACGCGGCCGGCGCCTGGTCAGGAAAGGTCGCCGCGATGGCCGGGCTCGCCATTCCGGTTCACGGAGAGCGCCACGAGATATTCGCGACCGAGCCGGTCGACTTCAACGTCTGCCCGACGTTCCTCATGAGCTACGACCCGGACTTCTACATGCAGCAGCGCCCGCACGGCTCGATAATCGCCGGCTGCGGCCCGCACCGTTACCGCCCGGGTGCGGCGCCCTTCGACGACTACGAAATGGGCGACTGCTGGGACTTCCTCGAACATATGACGGGCATACTGACGCACGTGCTGCCGCGCACGAAGGGCATCCGCGTCGTCAGGCAGTGGTCCGGCATGTACGACATCACGCCGGACATGCAGCCGGTCATAGGCGAAGCGGACGAGCTGAAGGGCTTCTGGATGAACGTTTCCGGTTCGCGCGGCTTCATGTTCGGCCCCGTCGCCGGCGAGATGGTGGCCGAGCAGATACTCTTCGGCAAGACTAAGCTTCCAATAGAGAAGTTCCACTGGAACCGCTACGCAAGGGGCGAATATCTGCTTGATACGGCCATAGCGTAA
- a CDS encoding tyramine oxidase subunit B, whose translation MAGGKEVKTLLLSQDDLLKVGVTNMADCIDVIEGVFSLIGKGDYLMGGPLQNEHGQMIYFPDEERFPGMPVSGPDRRFMSMIGYLGGKYKICGEKWYGSNPANTSRGLPRSILTTILNDADTGAPFAIMSGNQISAMRTGAVPGVIARHLARKGSKVVGVIGGGVVNRGGLLAIKTAVPTIEEAVLYDINLEKGRKWAEEESKALNIKVSVTTNIEEAIRPADVVAIATGGNVVPRIEKEWLKKGALVIFTGDADFDPEAYSENTVFADNWKMHQAFIADGKEHPKGLEAVSVVAPSYHLLLAIQAGKFDEKKVRNLGDVVNGIDKGRSSDDEIIMFVTGGMPLHDIAWGKTLYDRAVKEGLGQEFCFFKEAYWR comes from the coding sequence ATGGCTGGTGGTAAGGAAGTAAAAACGCTGCTCCTTTCGCAGGACGACCTTCTCAAGGTCGGCGTTACAAATATGGCCGATTGCATCGACGTCATCGAAGGCGTCTTCAGCCTTATCGGCAAGGGCGACTATCTGATGGGCGGCCCGCTGCAGAACGAGCACGGGCAGATGATTTATTTCCCGGACGAAGAGCGCTTCCCCGGGATGCCGGTGAGCGGGCCGGACCGCCGCTTTATGTCGATGATCGGCTATCTCGGCGGCAAATATAAGATCTGCGGCGAAAAGTGGTACGGCTCCAACCCCGCTAACACCTCGCGCGGGCTGCCGCGTTCGATATTGACGACGATCCTCAACGACGCCGACACGGGCGCGCCCTTCGCGATCATGAGCGGCAACCAGATCTCCGCGATGCGCACCGGCGCCGTTCCCGGAGTCATCGCGCGCCATCTTGCGCGCAAGGGCTCGAAGGTGGTCGGAGTGATCGGCGGCGGCGTAGTCAACCGCGGAGGGCTGCTTGCTATAAAGACGGCGGTGCCGACGATCGAAGAGGCCGTCCTCTACGACATCAACCTCGAAAAGGGCAGGAAGTGGGCGGAGGAAGAGAGCAAGGCGCTCAACATCAAAGTCTCCGTCACGACGAATATCGAAGAGGCGATACGTCCCGCCGACGTCGTCGCGATAGCTACCGGCGGCAACGTAGTGCCGCGCATCGAGAAGGAGTGGCTCAAGAAGGGCGCGCTGGTGATCTTCACGGGCGACGCCGACTTCGATCCCGAGGCCTACTCGGAGAACACCGTCTTCGCGGACAACTGGAAGATGCATCAGGCCTTCATCGCCGACGGTAAAGAGCACCCGAAGGGACTGGAGGCGGTCTCCGTAGTCGCCCCTTCGTACCATCTGCTACTCGCCATTCAGGCGGGCAAGTTCGATGAAAAGAAAGTCCGTAACCTGGGCGACGTCGTGAACGGCATCGACAAGGGGCGCAGCAGCGACGACGAGATCATCATGTTCGTGACGGGCGGCATGCCGCTGCACGACATAGCGTGGGGCAAGACGCTCTACGACCGCGCGGTCAAAGAGGGGCTCGGCCAGGAGTTCTGCTTCTTCAAGGAAGCTTACTGGAGATAA
- a CDS encoding molybdopterin-dependent oxidoreductase encodes MALRKMWLKINGANRMFACDPAKDSLADVLRRLGLTSVKVGCGIGVCGSCTVLLNGELVRSCARKMARIDEYSEVTTVEGIGTPTNLHPVQVAFMNNGAVQCGFCTPGFIVSSYALLQKNDNPTREEVRDWFHKHRNVCRCTGYKQIVDAVMDAAKVVRGEATIDDIKVKLPEDKEYYGKPLVRPTSLAKVCGLADYGDDQELKMPADTLKVAVVQPRLAHHAKILKIDASEAEKMPGVKKIIMAADLKAAGGSNVMAEANFHERSTVRIPSRNVLAEDKIYRYGDVVALAVADTKEHARAAAAKVKVEIEKLPEYLSFLEAAMPDAQRIHEDTPNIFCKQPVLKGAGLEEPEKVAEIIDNSAYSVEGSFYSSREPHLSIEGDSVQCYFDEDGFLTFQCKSQGVYSSISRIGTCLGVPTSKLRVMMNPTGASFGWSTNAGDLCLAGAAAVVMKEPVALSMSYEEHQHFSGKRCPSYSNGRLACDEEGKLTAAEFDFGLDHGAYSWGGDDCFTKQARFAFFPYSIPNVAGLCRVANTNHNFGTAYRSYGSPQAYTLSEALVDMLAEKAGIDPFDFRYRNIGRPGDTNINSYPFRQYPMEEMMNILKPLYDKAVAEAKAADTPEKRRGVGLAWGGFNVTEGGTDKSAAAIELNPDGTFTKYDTYQELGQGGDIGSLMLTLEALKPLGVTPDMIKLVQNDTKLCPDSGMSGASRTHYMSGKATMNAAEQLINAMRKPDGTFRTYEEMKAEGIPTKYTGKWTCASVEGLCRLDPNTGIGDPSPSYTYCLNMAEVEVDTKSGKTTVLRFSCVDDVGKVGNLAAVNGQAYGGISHSIGFALSEIYEDVKKHTNIAACGVPYIKDIPDEINVIHYQRPDEIGPFGSSGASEAFQSSGHVAVLNAINNACGVRIHEIPATPAKVKAGLDAIAAGGRPEEPAKYFLGSDLYEELDDIKANPVKYEGEPDFFRALGDTTEKFF; translated from the coding sequence ATGGCATTGAGAAAGATGTGGCTCAAGATAAACGGGGCGAACAGAATGTTCGCCTGCGATCCCGCAAAAGACTCTTTGGCGGATGTGCTGAGACGCCTGGGGCTCACCAGCGTAAAGGTCGGATGCGGCATAGGCGTCTGCGGCTCCTGCACGGTTCTTCTGAACGGGGAGCTCGTCAGATCCTGCGCGCGCAAGATGGCGCGCATAGACGAATACAGCGAAGTGACTACGGTCGAAGGGATAGGCACGCCGACTAATCTGCACCCTGTGCAGGTGGCGTTTATGAACAACGGCGCGGTCCAGTGCGGTTTCTGCACGCCTGGATTTATAGTATCTTCGTACGCGCTGCTGCAGAAAAACGATAATCCGACGCGCGAAGAGGTGCGCGACTGGTTCCATAAACATAGGAACGTATGCCGCTGCACCGGCTACAAACAGATAGTGGACGCGGTCATGGATGCCGCCAAGGTGGTGCGCGGAGAGGCCACGATCGACGATATAAAGGTCAAACTTCCCGAAGACAAGGAATATTACGGCAAGCCGCTCGTGCGCCCGACCTCTCTCGCCAAGGTGTGCGGGCTCGCCGACTACGGCGACGACCAGGAGCTGAAGATGCCCGCCGACACGCTTAAGGTAGCGGTGGTCCAGCCCCGTCTCGCTCATCACGCGAAGATTCTTAAGATAGACGCCTCTGAAGCCGAGAAGATGCCCGGTGTGAAGAAAATCATCATGGCCGCGGACCTCAAGGCGGCAGGCGGCTCGAACGTGATGGCCGAAGCCAACTTCCACGAGCGCAGCACGGTAAGGATTCCCAGCCGCAACGTCCTCGCCGAGGACAAGATCTACCGCTACGGCGATGTAGTAGCGCTCGCGGTCGCCGACACCAAGGAGCACGCGCGCGCCGCGGCCGCCAAGGTGAAGGTCGAGATAGAAAAGCTTCCGGAGTATCTGAGCTTCCTTGAGGCGGCGATGCCGGACGCCCAGCGCATCCACGAGGACACGCCCAACATCTTCTGCAAGCAGCCGGTACTCAAGGGCGCCGGCCTCGAAGAGCCGGAAAAGGTGGCGGAGATCATCGATAACTCAGCTTACAGCGTCGAAGGCAGCTTCTATTCGTCGCGCGAGCCGCACCTTTCGATCGAAGGCGACTCCGTGCAGTGCTACTTCGACGAGGACGGTTTCCTCACGTTCCAGTGCAAATCTCAGGGCGTCTACTCCTCGATCAGCCGCATAGGCACCTGCCTCGGCGTACCGACGTCGAAGCTGCGCGTAATGATGAACCCGACGGGGGCGAGCTTCGGCTGGTCGACGAACGCCGGCGACCTCTGCCTGGCGGGGGCCGCGGCCGTCGTTATGAAGGAGCCGGTGGCGCTTTCGATGAGCTACGAGGAACACCAGCACTTCTCGGGAAAGCGCTGCCCATCCTATTCGAACGGGCGCCTCGCCTGCGACGAGGAGGGAAAGCTGACCGCGGCGGAATTTGATTTCGGCCTCGACCACGGCGCATACTCGTGGGGCGGCGACGACTGCTTCACAAAGCAGGCGCGCTTCGCCTTCTTCCCCTACTCGATCCCGAACGTTGCAGGGCTCTGCCGCGTCGCGAACACCAACCACAACTTCGGCACGGCCTACCGCAGCTACGGCTCGCCGCAGGCCTATACACTCAGCGAAGCACTCGTCGATATGCTCGCCGAAAAGGCTGGGATCGACCCCTTCGACTTCCGCTACCGCAACATAGGGCGCCCCGGCGATACGAATATCAACAGCTATCCCTTCCGTCAGTACCCGATGGAAGAGATGATGAACATATTGAAGCCCCTCTACGACAAGGCGGTGGCGGAGGCTAAGGCCGCCGACACGCCGGAAAAGCGCCGCGGCGTGGGGCTCGCGTGGGGCGGGTTTAACGTAACGGAGGGAGGCACCGACAAATCGGCTGCCGCCATCGAGCTCAACCCCGACGGGACCTTCACGAAGTACGACACATATCAGGAGCTCGGCCAGGGCGGCGACATCGGCTCGCTGATGCTTACGCTTGAGGCGCTCAAGCCGCTCGGCGTGACGCCGGATATGATCAAGCTCGTGCAGAACGATACAAAGCTGTGCCCGGACAGCGGCATGTCCGGCGCGAGCCGCACGCACTACATGAGCGGCAAGGCGACGATGAACGCGGCCGAGCAGCTGATAAACGCGATGAGAAAGCCGGACGGCACGTTCCGCACTTACGAGGAGATGAAGGCCGAGGGCATCCCGACGAAGTACACGGGAAAATGGACGTGCGCCAGCGTCGAAGGGCTCTGCCGCCTCGACCCCAACACCGGCATAGGAGACCCGAGCCCCTCATACACCTACTGCCTCAACATGGCCGAAGTCGAAGTCGACACCAAGAGCGGCAAGACGACGGTGCTTCGCTTCAGCTGTGTCGACGACGTCGGCAAGGTGGGCAATCTGGCCGCGGTAAACGGCCAGGCGTACGGCGGCATTTCGCACAGCATAGGCTTCGCGCTCAGCGAAATATACGAGGATGTGAAGAAACACACCAACATCGCGGCGTGCGGCGTCCCCTACATCAAGGACATCCCCGACGAAATCAACGTCATACACTACCAGCGCCCAGATGAAATCGGCCCCTTCGGCTCCTCCGGCGCTTCCGAAGCCTTCCAGTCGTCCGGACACGTGGCTGTGCTGAACGCCATCAACAACGCCTGCGGCGTGCGCATCCACGAGATACCGGCGACGCCGGCTAAGGTGAAGGCCGGGCTCGACGCGATAGCGGCCGGCGGCAGGCCCGAAGAGCCGGCGAAATACTTCCTCGGCTCCGACCTCTACGAAGAGCTCGACGACATAAAGGCCAATCCGGTGAAGTACGAAGGAGAGCCAGATTTCTTCCGCGCTCTCGGCGACACCACGGAAAAATTCTTCTAA
- a CDS encoding DVU_1555 family C-GCAxxG-C-C protein, giving the protein MDDELKRMYQLKVEGLCCSSILIEMGLELRGESNEQFVKAARALCDGIHSGLICGALTGAVCMLALFDEKNIEMTKEMADWFTNELCAKYGSADCRAITHLAPYEKAVKCPEILKATYLRAKELLEEFGYIEPGG; this is encoded by the coding sequence ATGGATGATGAACTGAAGCGGATGTATCAGCTGAAGGTCGAAGGGCTCTGCTGCTCTTCGATACTTATAGAGATGGGGCTCGAGCTTCGCGGCGAAAGCAACGAGCAGTTCGTCAAGGCGGCGAGGGCCCTCTGCGACGGAATACACAGCGGGCTTATCTGCGGCGCTCTGACCGGCGCCGTCTGTATGCTCGCGCTCTTCGACGAGAAAAATATCGAGATGACGAAGGAAATGGCCGACTGGTTCACGAACGAGCTCTGCGCAAAGTACGGCTCGGCCGACTGCCGCGCGATAACGCACCTCGCCCCTTACGAAAAAGCGGTCAAATGCCCCGAGATATTGAAGGCGACATATCTGCGCGCGAAGGAGCTGCTTGAGGAATTCGGTTATATAGAGCCGGGCGGGTAA